A stretch of Gemmatimonas aurantiaca T-27 DNA encodes these proteins:
- a CDS encoding amidohydrolase family protein, whose amino-acid sequence MHTAARLAALSLALGAAGIIAPAAAHAQVVIPTAAQSQPVALKGATIHTVTKGTITNGTIVMDRGKIIAIGGADTEVPRGAKVVDVAGKHIYPGLIDAYSTVGISEIGAVDMSNDVNERGDFNPNVRPEVAVNAESRHIGTTRNAGVLVAFATPGGGVISGLSSAISLEGWTWEEMSMKGAAALNVNWPDPNARPRGPFGGPPGGPGGRAGQPAPKTYAEQVEAIRGFFAEARAYRDALKSKQSVRTDSRYAAMIPALNGEIPVVVAAEGVAQINDAITWGKEEGVKLVIRGGRDAIHVAPRLKAEQIPVILTSTMSAPPREDDGYDGAYSSPAALYKAGVKFAIAGDGNALYSYRLPWDAGVAVAFGLPEEEALKAVTINAAEFMGVSDKVGSLEVGKEATLLITTGTPLDMTSNIIQSYIQGREIDMNDIQKQFFKKYMEKINQQKKKIAS is encoded by the coding sequence ATGCACACTGCCGCACGCCTGGCTGCGCTCTCCCTCGCCCTTGGGGCAGCCGGCATCATCGCTCCCGCCGCGGCGCATGCGCAGGTGGTCATTCCCACCGCCGCACAGTCCCAGCCGGTCGCGCTCAAGGGCGCGACGATTCATACGGTCACGAAGGGCACGATCACCAACGGCACCATCGTGATGGATCGTGGCAAGATCATCGCGATTGGCGGCGCAGACACCGAAGTGCCACGCGGCGCCAAGGTGGTGGATGTGGCGGGCAAGCACATCTACCCCGGCCTCATCGACGCCTACAGCACGGTGGGTATCTCGGAAATCGGTGCGGTCGACATGTCGAACGACGTGAACGAGCGTGGCGATTTCAATCCCAACGTGCGGCCTGAAGTGGCGGTGAATGCTGAAAGCCGGCACATCGGCACGACACGCAACGCCGGTGTGCTGGTGGCATTTGCGACACCCGGTGGTGGTGTGATCTCCGGTCTGTCGTCGGCCATCTCACTCGAAGGCTGGACGTGGGAAGAGATGTCGATGAAGGGCGCGGCCGCGCTCAACGTGAACTGGCCCGACCCCAACGCCCGTCCGCGTGGCCCGTTTGGCGGCCCGCCGGGTGGCCCTGGCGGTCGTGCCGGACAGCCGGCGCCCAAGACCTACGCCGAACAGGTGGAAGCCATTCGCGGCTTCTTCGCCGAAGCGCGCGCGTATCGGGATGCACTGAAGAGCAAGCAGTCTGTGCGTACCGACTCACGCTATGCCGCGATGATTCCGGCGCTCAACGGCGAGATTCCGGTGGTGGTGGCGGCAGAAGGTGTGGCGCAGATCAACGACGCCATCACGTGGGGCAAGGAAGAAGGGGTGAAGCTGGTGATTCGTGGAGGACGTGACGCCATCCACGTGGCGCCGCGGCTCAAGGCCGAGCAGATCCCGGTGATCCTCACGTCCACCATGTCCGCACCGCCGCGCGAAGACGATGGCTACGACGGCGCGTACAGCTCGCCGGCCGCGTTGTACAAGGCCGGTGTGAAGTTCGCGATCGCCGGCGACGGCAACGCGCTGTACAGCTATCGCCTGCCGTGGGACGCCGGTGTGGCGGTGGCGTTTGGCCTGCCAGAGGAGGAAGCGCTCAAGGCGGTGACGATCAACGCCGCCGAATTCATGGGTGTGTCCGACAAGGTGGGTTCGCTGGAAGTGGGCAAGGAAGCCACGTTGCTGATCACGACCGGAACGCCGCTGGATATGACGTCGAACATCATCCAGTCGTACATCCAGGGTCGTGAGATCGACATGAACGACATCCAGAAGCAGTTCTTCAAGAAGTACATGGAGAAGATCAACCAGCAGAAGAAGAAGATCGCGAGCTGA